AGGTGAACATACCTGGCCGGATAAAGGTTCGCTTTATGTCGCAACAACCCACACCCAGGCACGTTATGCTCTACCCAATGTGATCAAAGGCTTTATTGAACGTTACCCCCGCGTTTCCCTGCATATGCACCAGGGGTCGCCAACACAGATTGCTGAAGCCGTGTCGAAAGGCAACGCCGACTTCGCCATCGCAACCGAAGCTCTGCATTTGTACGACGATTTGATCATGCTACCCTGCTACCACTGGAATCGGGCCATCGTGGTTACTCCCGATCATCCACTGGCGGGCAAAAGCAAAGTATCGATTGAAGAGCTGGCAGAATATCCGCTGGTGACCTATACCTTTGGCTTCACGGGTCGTTCGGAGCTTGATACCGCTTTCAATCGTGCCGGCCTGACGCCGCATATCGTTTTTACTGCCACTGATGCAGATGTTATCAAGACTTACGTCAGACTTGGGCTGGGGGTGGGGGTCATTGCAAGCATGGCGGTTGATCCAGTTTCCGATCCTGATTTAGTCAGAATTGAAGCTACCGACGTATTTACCTACAGCACCACGAAAATAGGCTTTCGCCGCAGTACCTTCCTGCGCAGCTATATGTATGATTTTATCCAACGTTTCGCGCCTCACCTGACGCGCGATGTTGTCGATACCGCCGTAGCCTTACGCTCAAATGATGATATTGAAGCGATGTTTAAAGATATCAAACTACCCTTGAAATAGTAATCCACATAATAAGCAATGTTTTTATCGGGCCTGTTCAGGGCCCTTTTTTTTTAATTGAAGTTACCTATTAATCTAAACGGTAATATTGTGAATAAAATATTCTGCTAAATGAATCATTGATCACACCCTGTTTCCTTTTTATTTTTTAGATTAGATGTACGCGCTTTCTTTTAGCAGGTGTGCAGCCCAAATGAGAATTGCTTTCATTCGCATAAGTTATACTTTGAATTGATTCTTCTTAAGCTTAAATAAATATTAACTGACATTTTAAAATTAAATAACTCTGGATTTTGCAGTGCTAAATGTTTAGGATTAATCCTGAAATTTCCATGCATTCATTAACGAGGTGGTTGTCAACATTATGGCTACAAGAGTCTCTGCCCAACCCGAATTCGGGGGTAAGGTTATCATTGCTAAGCGTTCAGGTAACGTGAAACGTAGAGCCTGGATAACCGTATTTGCTGCCAGCGCGCTGTTTTGGCTAGTGGTGGCGCTATCTGTTTGGTGTCTCTGGGAGTAACTATGTACGTCACTCAGCGCCAGGCCGGAGAAGTCAGCATGTCACATGAAGGCTTCTGTCAAACGGTTAAAGAGAGTCACAATGACCCTCTGGTGAAAATCCCGTCATCATGGGATATCAGTAAATTGCAACGTAATTTTATACAGTCAATGCTCGAAGATAAAAACGCAAAATAACTAAGTACGTGACTATTTTCCCAGTAACCAGGTGAGTACTATTTACAAATAGTTAAACTATTTCCTTTCTCCGGTGAAGTTATCTGGCTGTGATAGTTCAGCCGTTGATTAAGTAAGATGCCCGATCTGACTTTTCTTGTGTCACCAGTATGAAGAAAGATAATATTTCCTTAACACAAATAAATAGGGCAGCCGGCTGAAAACTTCAGTTTAGTTAGCTCGCAGCGTGCCTGGAGCGGAAGAAAAGCTCAAGCGTGCGCTTATGAGAATCACCCAAGCGTCATAATATTAACGCCTCGCCGTTCCCCACGGCGAGGCGTTTTTTTTATCTCTTTTTGTATCAGCCGTTATCTCATCGCGGTGCCGCTGAGGTGCGGCCTCCAGCTTGTGCTATGTTTATAGCTAACCCTGTGCTTTCTATGGTTATGTCAAATATATAACAAGAATGGAGGAGCCATGCCGTTAACCCTACGACAACTCAGTCAGGATATACTGAACGTTAAACAACAGCAGTATCACTATTTTAGTCTTAGCAAGGCGGCCGCTGAACTGGGCGACATTTCGCGCTTGCCTAAATCACTGAAAGTGCTGCTGGAAAATCTACTGCGCTGGCAGGATGACGATTCCGTTACCACAGAAGATATTCGCGCCCTGGCGGCATGGTTAAAACATGGGCACGCTGATCGTGAAATTGCCTACCGCCCGGCCAGGGTGCTGATGCAAGACTTTACCGGCGTTCCGGCCGTAGTGGATTTGGCCGCCATGCGTGAGGCCGTACAGCGTCTGGGCGGC
This DNA window, taken from Erwinia tasmaniensis Et1/99, encodes the following:
- the cysB gene encoding HTH-type transcriptional regulator CysB, with protein sequence MKLQQLRYIVEVVNHNLNVSSTAEGLYTSQPGISKQVRMLEDELGIQIFARSGKHLTQVTPAGQEIIRIAREVLSKVDAIKSVAGEHTWPDKGSLYVATTHTQARYALPNVIKGFIERYPRVSLHMHQGSPTQIAEAVSKGNADFAIATEALHLYDDLIMLPCYHWNRAIVVTPDHPLAGKSKVSIEELAEYPLVTYTFGFTGRSELDTAFNRAGLTPHIVFTATDADVIKTYVRLGLGVGVIASMAVDPVSDPDLVRIEATDVFTYSTTKIGFRRSTFLRSYMYDFIQRFAPHLTRDVVDTAVALRSNDDIEAMFKDIKLPLK
- a CDS encoding YmiA family putative membrane protein translates to MATRVSAQPEFGGKVIIAKRSGNVKRRAWITVFAASALFWLVVALSVWCLWE